The Mytilus galloprovincialis chromosome 4, xbMytGall1.hap1.1, whole genome shotgun sequence genome contains a region encoding:
- the LOC143073299 gene encoding 2-aminoethanethiol dioxygenase-like produces MVSNIQKVAQTAYRLFSRICGNSDVLLSSQNVGLLTSMMNTIKDKDVNFDMSKISLESETPVSYIDIYEDPVMTMAIFIIRDGCKIPLHDHPGMYGFCKVIHGSARMKSFSDPQNFVGNPPENIASKIRPYLRQSIKPVILEEESIFSSDDNCCVVTPNHGTYHELVAVNGPVAFLDILAPSYDHASGARICQYYEEIKGQNEEIKHLGKPLIWFTPISQPSDFWCDPEEYEGPSVVDALNEIVK; encoded by the coding sequence ATGGTATCAAATATTCAGAAGGTTGCACAAACTGCTTATCGTTTATTTTCAAGGATATGTGGTAATTCTGATGTACTGTTAAGCAGTCAGAATGTCGGACTTCTCACGTCGATGATGAATACTATTAAAGACAAAGATGTCAATTTTGACATGTCGAAGATCTCATTAGAATCTGAGACCCCAGTTTCTTATATTGACATTTACGAAGATCCAGTAATGACAATGGCAATATTTATTATCCGCGATGGTTGTAAGATACCACTTCACGATCATCCAGGGATGTATGGATTTTGTAAAGTTATTCATGGAAGTGCTCGAATGAAATCGTTCAGTGATCCTCAAAATTTCGTAGGTAACCCACCTGAAAACATTGCCAGTAAAATCAGACCTTACCTGAGACAGTCAATTAAACCAGTTATTCTTGAGGAAGAATCCATTTTCAGTTCAGACGACAATTGCTGTGTTGTTACACCTAATCATGGGACATATCACGAACTTGTAGCAGTAAATGGCCCTGTTGCATTTTTAGACATTCTTGCACCATCATATGATCATGCTTCAGGTGCCAGAATATGTCAGTATTATGAAGAAATTAAAGGACAAAATGAAGAAATCAAACACCTTGGAAAACCCCTAATATGGTTCACACCAATTAGTCAGCCAAGTGATTTCTGGTGTGATCCTGAAGAATATGAAGGCCCTTCTGTTGTAGATGCTTTAAACGAAATAGTTAAATAA